Proteins found in one Paenibacillus dendritiformis genomic segment:
- a CDS encoding response regulator transcription factor has protein sequence MEEIRVLIADDEKEIRDLVKKYLERERYQVDTAVDGEEALRLFESHKYNLILLDLMMPKIDGIEVCRRLRNMTNIPILMLTAKDQEIDKILGLGIGADDYMTKPFSINELVARIKAHLRRFLVLGSEAGSSEAQEEALIRYKGLTVDLKKYSAAIEGEEIALTAKEFELLKFLASHPEQVFTKTQIFRQVWGSAYVEDDNTVMVHIRKLRKKIEADPSDPKWIQTVWGIGYKFAGERDEA, from the coding sequence ATGGAAGAGATTCGCGTGCTTATAGCCGATGATGAAAAAGAAATTCGGGATTTGGTGAAAAAGTATCTGGAACGAGAAAGGTATCAGGTCGATACGGCGGTCGATGGAGAGGAAGCCCTTCGCCTGTTCGAGAGCCATAAATATAATTTAATCCTGCTGGATCTGATGATGCCGAAGATCGACGGCATTGAAGTGTGCAGGAGACTGCGCAATATGACGAATATTCCGATCCTGATGCTGACGGCCAAGGACCAGGAGATCGATAAGATTTTGGGGCTGGGCATCGGAGCGGATGATTATATGACGAAGCCGTTCAGCATCAACGAATTGGTTGCGAGAATCAAGGCCCATTTGAGACGGTTTTTGGTGCTGGGCAGCGAGGCCGGCAGCAGCGAGGCCCAGGAGGAGGCGCTCATTCGCTATAAAGGCTTGACTGTCGATCTGAAAAAATATTCGGCGGCGATAGAAGGAGAAGAGATTGCGCTGACAGCCAAAGAATTTGAGCTGTTGAAGTTTTTGGCCTCCCATCCGGAGCAAGTATTTACGAAGACGCAAATCTTTCGCCAGGTGTGGGGCAGCGCCTATGTGGAAGACGACAATACGGTGATGGTCCATATCCGCAAGCTCCGCAAAAAGATCGAAGCCGATCCGTCCGATCCGAAATGGATCCAGACCGTGTGGGGAATCGGGTACAAGTTTGCAGGTGAAAGAGATGAAGCGTGA